In a genomic window of Mageeibacillus indolicus UPII9-5:
- the tuf gene encoding elongation factor Tu codes for MGKAKFERNKPHVNIGTIGHVDHGKTTLTAAITKVLSLKGDADYSAYDQIDKAPEEKARGITINTTHVEYQTETRHYAHVDCPGHADYIKNMITGAAQMDGAILVVSAADGPMPQTREHILLARQVGVPAIVVFLNKCDMADPELIELTEMEVRELLSSYDFPGDEVPVIKGSALKVLESTSTDVNAPEYKCILELMDAVDNYIKTPVRPVDQPFLMPVEDVFSITGRGTVATGRVERGVVKVSDAVEIVGLADENRSSVVTGVEMFHKLLDQAEAGDNIGILLRGINRTDIERGQVVCKPGSIHPHTNFSAQVYVLTKDEGGRHKPFFNGYRPQFYFRTTDVTGVIELPEGTEMVMPGDHVTVNVKLITPIACEKGLKFAIREGGRTVGAGSVTNIVE; via the coding sequence ATGGGAAAGGCAAAATTTGAAAGAAATAAACCCCACGTCAATATTGGTACAATTGGCCACGTTGACCATGGTAAGACTACTTTGACCGCTGCAATCACCAAAGTTTTATCTTTGAAGGGTGACGCTGATTACAGTGCTTACGACCAGATTGATAAAGCTCCGGAAGAAAAAGCTCGTGGTATCACGATTAATACAACTCACGTTGAGTATCAAACTGAAACACGTCACTATGCTCACGTTGACTGCCCTGGACACGCCGACTACATTAAGAACATGATTACCGGTGCTGCTCAGATGGACGGTGCTATCTTGGTAGTTTCTGCTGCTGACGGCCCGATGCCGCAAACTCGTGAACACATCTTGTTGGCTCGCCAGGTTGGCGTTCCTGCTATCGTTGTTTTCTTGAACAAGTGCGATATGGCTGATCCTGAGCTGATCGAATTGACCGAGATGGAAGTTCGTGAACTTTTGTCCAGCTATGATTTCCCCGGCGACGAAGTTCCGGTAATTAAGGGCTCTGCTCTTAAGGTTTTGGAATCTACCAGCACTGATGTTAACGCTCCTGAATACAAGTGCATTTTGGAATTGATGGATGCTGTTGACAACTACATCAAAACTCCGGTTCGTCCGGTTGACCAACCGTTCCTTATGCCGGTTGAAGACGTCTTCTCCATTACCGGTCGTGGTACCGTTGCTACCGGCCGTGTTGAGCGTGGTGTAGTTAAGGTATCTGATGCTGTTGAAATCGTTGGTTTGGCTGACGAAAACCGCAGCTCTGTTGTAACCGGTGTTGAAATGTTCCACAAGTTGTTGGATCAAGCTGAAGCAGGTGATAACATTGGTATTCTGTTGCGTGGTATCAACCGTACCGATATCGAACGCGGTCAGGTTGTATGTAAACCGGGCAGCATTCATCCGCACACCAATTTCAGCGCTCAAGTTTACGTTTTGACTAAGGATGAAGGCGGCCGTCATAAGCCTTTCTTCAACGGCTACCGTCCGCAGTTCTATTTCCGTACTACCGATGTTACTGGCGTAATTGAATTGCCAGAAGGTACTGAAATGGTTATGCCTGGTGACCACGTTACCGTTAATGTTAAGCTCATTACTCCTATCGCTTGCGAAAAGGGTCTGAAGTTTGCTATCCGTGAAGGCGGTAGAACTGTTGGTGCAGGTTCCGTTACTAATATTGTTGAGTAA
- the lon gene encoding endopeptidase La, which produces MSKRVNWQFIAKRRLISKFRYQYLKRQRKLMPREGKYLFLDDPDLLPLPATKYAYMLSDDAALIAKMAFSRDELLLLRYRYGADDLLMHEMLPDALQITNSPDSIERYGILIKIDKINRDEEKHCQIIFSTVARVEINSDNDDEAVEPLYVSVRILPAVLPEGEDLVQALSYRQYILQYYKEKLNLDEERDTKFWQNLQTTVRLGDFADLAANNLKLTKNQAFFLLIEADVMKRLQYLVKIIRYETGIKDLQKEISHKLHAGLDRTQRNYYIQEQIKVLQNELNSDGKAGVSSTDHLTDEEKYLKKLREINLSAEYADYIEREIRKLAKYPFGFPEAAVLRDYLELVFQLPWGKYVENEVSPIMAQRILDADYYGLTTVKQRILEYIGVMAWNQHQRADNGRHSAEGSSVSDMVPPPVLCLVGPPGVGKTSIAKSIAKALGRKYIRMSLGGVRDEAEIRGHRRTYIGAMPGRFIQAMCRSDMANPLILLDEIDKLAADYRGDPTAALLEILDPQQNNTFIDHYLDIPFDFSHTVFITTANSKENIPWPLLDRLEIIELPAYNCPEKLQIAKKYLWPQVLAEHGLEDGKLGLSKAVMETIITNYTHEAGVRNLRRKLGQICRRATLQFLKEPETIRINVTKKLLPELLGKPSNHHFTVETGGKVGIVNGLAWTAIGGVLLKIEVSALPGKGEIILTGNLGQVMQESAKVALAYIRSKAAELNLPSDFYCHTDIHIHALEGAVPKDGPSAGITLAVAMISALTGVPVRSNIAMTGEISLHGDILPIGGLSQKIMAAELAGVVEVYIPQENFSEIESDIISKTKVKISPVNSLTEVWRHAKI; this is translated from the coding sequence ATGAGCAAAAGAGTTAATTGGCAGTTTATAGCCAAGCGTAGGTTGATTAGTAAATTCAGGTATCAATACTTAAAGAGGCAGCGTAAGCTTATGCCGCGTGAGGGTAAATATCTTTTTTTGGATGATCCTGATCTACTGCCTTTGCCTGCTACAAAATATGCTTATATGCTTAGCGATGATGCGGCTCTGATTGCCAAAATGGCTTTCAGTCGCGATGAGCTGTTGCTTTTGCGTTACCGTTATGGGGCTGACGACTTGCTGATGCATGAGATGCTCCCAGACGCTTTGCAAATAACCAATTCGCCTGATTCCATTGAACGTTATGGCATTCTGATTAAGATTGATAAAATTAACCGTGATGAAGAGAAGCATTGTCAAATTATATTTTCGACAGTTGCCAGGGTTGAAATAAATTCAGATAACGACGATGAGGCAGTGGAGCCGTTGTACGTTTCCGTTCGCATTCTTCCAGCGGTTTTGCCCGAGGGTGAGGACTTGGTGCAAGCCCTAAGTTATCGTCAATATATTTTGCAATATTATAAGGAAAAATTGAATTTAGATGAAGAGCGGGATACAAAATTTTGGCAAAACCTACAGACAACAGTCAGGTTGGGGGATTTTGCCGATTTGGCCGCGAACAATTTGAAACTTACCAAAAATCAGGCTTTTTTTCTGCTGATCGAAGCCGATGTAATGAAACGGTTGCAATATTTGGTTAAGATAATCAGATATGAAACCGGTATAAAGGACCTGCAAAAAGAAATTTCGCACAAGCTACACGCCGGTCTCGATCGTACGCAGCGCAATTACTATATTCAAGAACAGATTAAAGTTTTGCAAAACGAATTGAACTCGGACGGAAAAGCAGGCGTTTCTTCGACTGATCATTTGACCGATGAGGAAAAATATTTAAAAAAATTGCGCGAAATTAATTTGTCGGCTGAATATGCCGATTATATCGAGCGAGAAATAAGAAAGTTGGCTAAATATCCTTTTGGTTTCCCGGAAGCGGCCGTTTTACGAGACTATTTAGAACTGGTTTTTCAGCTGCCATGGGGAAAGTACGTTGAGAACGAAGTTTCCCCGATTATGGCACAACGCATCTTGGATGCCGACTATTACGGCCTGACGACGGTAAAGCAGCGTATTCTTGAATATATAGGGGTAATGGCTTGGAATCAACATCAACGCGCAGACAACGGTCGACATAGCGCCGAAGGTTCGTCTGTAAGTGATATGGTACCGCCGCCGGTGCTTTGTTTGGTCGGCCCTCCCGGGGTCGGTAAAACATCGATTGCCAAGTCAATTGCCAAAGCGTTGGGCCGCAAATATATTCGTATGTCTTTGGGTGGGGTACGTGATGAGGCGGAAATCAGGGGACATCGTCGCACCTATATCGGCGCGATGCCGGGCAGATTTATTCAGGCAATGTGCCGTTCTGATATGGCAAATCCGCTCATCCTTTTAGATGAGATTGATAAACTGGCTGCTGACTATCGGGGCGATCCCACAGCCGCGCTGCTGGAAATCCTTGATCCGCAGCAAAATAACACATTCATCGACCATTATTTGGATATTCCATTTGATTTTTCGCATACGGTATTTATCACTACGGCAAACAGCAAAGAAAACATCCCTTGGCCCTTGCTTGATCGGTTGGAGATAATCGAACTACCGGCTTATAATTGTCCGGAAAAACTACAAATTGCCAAAAAATATTTGTGGCCGCAAGTCCTTGCTGAGCATGGGTTGGAAGATGGAAAATTAGGCCTGAGCAAAGCGGTTATGGAAACGATAATAACGAATTATACCCACGAAGCCGGTGTGCGTAATTTGCGCCGAAAGTTGGGACAGATTTGCCGTCGGGCGACATTGCAGTTTTTGAAAGAACCGGAAACTATTCGAATTAACGTGACGAAGAAGCTTTTGCCGGAATTATTAGGGAAGCCGTCTAACCATCATTTCACGGTTGAAACAGGCGGAAAAGTGGGAATCGTCAACGGGCTGGCGTGGACGGCAATTGGCGGCGTTTTGCTCAAGATAGAAGTGAGTGCCTTGCCGGGAAAGGGAGAAATTATTTTGACCGGCAATTTGGGACAAGTTATGCAGGAATCGGCGAAAGTCGCGTTGGCCTATATAAGGAGCAAAGCGGCAGAACTTAACTTACCGAGTGATTTTTATTGCCATACTGATATTCACATACACGCACTTGAAGGGGCAGTACCTAAAGACGGACCATCGGCGGGGATCACGCTGGCTGTCGCCATGATATCAGCTTTGACGGGCGTTCCAGTTCGCTCGAACATTGCGATGACCGGGGAAATATCTTTACATGGAGATATTTTGCCGATCGGAGGCTTGTCGCAAAAAATTATGGCCGCAGAGCTGGCCGGGGTGGTAGAAGTTTATATTCCGCAAGAAAATTTTTCGGAAATTGAATCTGACATAATAAGTAAGACTAAAGTGAAGATTTCCCCTGTTAATAGCTTGACTGAGGTATGGCGGCATGCCAAAATCTGA
- a CDS encoding IMPACT family protein, translating to MPKSEGDSTFITVAKTAQAEITIKKSLFIARVSSAASEEESRDFCRMVRRQESTARHNVSAFRVGVPGTSNFVERFSDDGEPRGTAGKPVFDCISGRNLTNTVVVVTRYFGGILLGTGGLVHAYSTVAATALDLAGQQVMTLKNMVEVELPYNLADVFRYYLRKQEINILEENYGTKINYLLALTSIEQVKLEEHLADISAGTVKARFLYNMYMR from the coding sequence ATGCCAAAATCTGAAGGCGATTCAACTTTTATTACTGTTGCCAAAACGGCACAGGCGGAGATTACGATCAAAAAATCGCTTTTTATCGCGCGGGTAAGTTCGGCGGCAAGCGAAGAAGAGAGTCGTGATTTTTGTCGGATGGTAAGGCGGCAGGAAAGTACAGCAAGGCACAATGTATCTGCTTTCAGGGTTGGTGTTCCGGGAACCAGTAATTTTGTCGAACGCTTTTCTGATGATGGCGAACCACGCGGAACGGCGGGTAAACCGGTTTTTGATTGCATTAGCGGCAGGAATTTGACAAATACAGTTGTTGTCGTCACACGCTATTTCGGCGGCATTTTGCTCGGTACGGGCGGTTTGGTCCACGCTTACTCAACGGTGGCCGCGACAGCACTTGATTTGGCCGGGCAGCAAGTGATGACTTTGAAGAATATGGTTGAGGTGGAGCTACCATATAATTTGGCTGATGTCTTTCGCTATTATTTGCGAAAACAGGAAATTAATATTTTAGAAGAAAACTATGGCACGAAAATTAATTATTTGCTTGCGCTAACGTCTATTGAACAAGTAAAATTAGAAGAGCACTTGGCAGATATATCCGCCGGCACGGTGAAGGCGAGATTTTTGTATAATATGTACATGAGGTAA
- a CDS encoding NYN domain-containing protein, producing MNNDDDIRLAVLIDADNISSHYVKALMEEVARYGIPTIKRIYGDWTRPNLSNWKNCLLDHAIAPIQQFGYTSGKNSTDSALIIDAMDILYAEKVDGFCLVSSDSDFTRLATRLREAGKVVYGFGEQKTPNPFIAACDRFVFLEIIHGVDNSLTRPAQPSSSNSCSQPINYQTHDYKIDQDLSNLVYSSINDVADEDGWAFLGDVGNMIIKKRPSFDPRAYGCNKLSALIRKFDRIEFDERPTNSPRIMHIYIRLKDN from the coding sequence ATGAATAACGATGATGATATACGTTTGGCAGTGCTAATTGATGCCGACAACATATCTTCCCACTATGTTAAAGCCTTGATGGAAGAGGTAGCACGTTACGGTATACCGACAATTAAGCGCATATACGGTGACTGGACCCGGCCAAACCTCAGCAATTGGAAAAATTGTCTGCTTGACCACGCGATAGCTCCGATTCAACAGTTCGGCTATACAAGCGGTAAAAATTCGACTGATTCGGCGCTTATCATTGATGCGATGGATATTTTGTATGCAGAAAAGGTGGATGGTTTTTGTCTAGTTAGCAGCGATTCAGATTTTACCCGGCTGGCGACCCGACTACGTGAGGCTGGCAAAGTGGTATATGGATTTGGTGAGCAAAAAACGCCGAATCCCTTTATTGCAGCCTGCGACCGCTTTGTCTTTTTGGAAATAATCCACGGGGTAGACAATTCTTTGACTCGGCCGGCACAACCTTCCTCGAGCAACAGTTGTTCGCAACCGATCAATTATCAGACACACGACTACAAAATAGACCAAGATTTAAGCAATTTAGTCTATAGTTCAATAAATGATGTCGCCGATGAAGATGGATGGGCATTTTTAGGTGATGTTGGTAATATGATCATAAAGAAACGGCCGTCATTTGATCCGCGGGCCTACGGGTGCAATAAATTATCGGCATTGATCCGCAAGTTTGATCGGATTGAGTTTGACGAGAGACCGACCAACTCGCCGCGCATAATGCACATTTATATAAGATTAAAGGATAATTAA
- the malQ gene encoding 4-alpha-glucanotransferase: MKSRYSGVLLHIASLSGPYGCGTMGVEAVDFLKKLKKAGFSYWQVLPLTIVDEFHSPYKSLSAFAGNPALIDPRGLVSDGLLTAAEAEACIYPQTASNMNYETAMATADKFLNLAFSRVTAKLRQHISSFITKESAWLTDYACFITAKRTFNLLPWWEWPDKALAAHEPQAVADFMQKHQEEIDRCYFEQWVFNRQWSGLHKQARELGIGIIGDIPFYVDGDSADVWSHRELFAMESMKFTEVAGVPPDYFSPTGQLWGNPIYDWFAHQKENFAWWKLRMQHALEAFDKLRIDHFRALVTFWAIPYGSPDATSGEWRQAPYMEFYRQVFGNWPAERIFAEDLGDIDAKTREGIDAAGLANMKVLQFVFNIGGVKDDLPHNWEYPTVAYTGTHDNTTLIGWIWEMDDELRRYVLDYADFPADADWGKGGFNSPLVRRMLRVLWQSAAKLTVAQVQDLCGFGGDTRMNLPGRKENNWSYRLPFGTTEHIDWDYFAKLNKLYQRNTPADD; the protein is encoded by the coding sequence ATGAAAAGCAGGTATAGCGGAGTTTTGCTGCACATTGCTAGCTTGTCCGGCCCTTATGGTTGTGGAACGATGGGGGTAGAAGCGGTTGATTTTCTGAAAAAACTCAAAAAAGCAGGATTTTCCTATTGGCAAGTTCTTCCATTGACTATCGTCGATGAATTTCACAGCCCGTATAAGTCATTATCCGCCTTTGCCGGCAATCCGGCTTTGATCGATCCACGTGGGTTGGTATCTGACGGATTACTTACGGCGGCGGAAGCGGAAGCGTGTATTTATCCGCAAACAGCCTCAAATATGAACTATGAAACGGCTATGGCAACAGCTGATAAATTTTTGAATCTTGCTTTTAGCCGGGTGACCGCCAAACTTCGCCAGCATATAAGTTCTTTCATCACTAAAGAATCTGCATGGCTTACGGATTATGCCTGCTTCATAACAGCAAAACGCACTTTCAATTTGTTGCCCTGGTGGGAATGGCCGGACAAAGCTCTGGCGGCGCATGAGCCGCAAGCGGTAGCTGATTTCATGCAAAAACACCAAGAGGAAATTGACCGCTGCTATTTTGAACAATGGGTGTTTAACCGCCAGTGGAGCGGCCTACACAAACAAGCTCGCGAACTCGGTATTGGGATAATCGGTGATATTCCGTTTTATGTTGATGGAGATTCGGCCGATGTGTGGTCGCATCGAGAGCTTTTTGCCATGGAAAGCATGAAATTTACTGAAGTGGCAGGCGTACCCCCGGATTATTTTTCGCCAACGGGGCAATTGTGGGGTAACCCGATATATGACTGGTTTGCCCACCAAAAGGAGAATTTTGCTTGGTGGAAGTTGCGTATGCAACACGCCCTAGAGGCTTTTGATAAACTGAGAATTGACCATTTCAGAGCCTTGGTAACTTTCTGGGCGATTCCTTACGGCAGCCCTGATGCAACTTCAGGCGAATGGCGGCAGGCCCCTTATATGGAATTTTATCGTCAGGTTTTTGGTAACTGGCCGGCGGAACGTATTTTTGCGGAAGATCTGGGTGACATAGATGCCAAGACTCGTGAAGGTATTGATGCGGCTGGATTGGCCAACATGAAAGTGTTGCAATTTGTGTTTAACATCGGTGGGGTAAAGGACGATTTGCCGCACAATTGGGAATATCCGACGGTTGCGTATACTGGAACTCATGACAATACCACTTTGATCGGTTGGATTTGGGAAATGGATGACGAGCTCCGTCGCTATGTGCTTGATTATGCAGATTTTCCGGCTGATGCCGACTGGGGCAAAGGCGGATTCAACAGTCCGTTGGTTCGGCGTATGTTAAGGGTTTTGTGGCAATCGGCAGCGAAATTGACCGTGGCTCAGGTGCAGGATTTATGCGGTTTCGGCGGCGATACAAGAATGAACTTGCCGGGACGGAAAGAAAATAACTGGAGCTATCGTCTGCCATTCGGCACAACAGAGCATATCGACTGGGATTATTTTGCGAAGTTGAATAAGCTTTATCAGCGCAACACTCCGGCCGACGATTGA
- the efp gene encoding elongation factor P: MITAGDFRNGMTFEMDNNVFQVVEFQHVKPGKGAAFVRTKYKNIRTGAVLERSFNPNEKFENAQLERSDMSYLYADGDLYYFMNVETYDQLPFTAEILGDALKYLKEGMVCKVISYKGTVFSVEPPLFVDLLITQAEPGVKGDTAQNATKTAIVETGASIRVPLFVNEGETIRVDTRTGEYLERV; encoded by the coding sequence ATGATTACAGCAGGCGATTTTCGCAACGGCATGACCTTTGAAATGGATAATAATGTTTTTCAGGTCGTTGAATTTCAACATGTTAAACCCGGTAAAGGGGCAGCTTTTGTACGTACGAAGTATAAAAACATTCGCACAGGAGCGGTGTTAGAGCGTTCTTTCAACCCTAATGAAAAGTTTGAAAACGCTCAGTTGGAACGATCGGACATGTCTTATCTGTATGCTGACGGCGATTTGTACTATTTTATGAATGTGGAAACATATGATCAGCTGCCGTTTACTGCTGAAATCTTAGGTGATGCTTTGAAATACTTGAAAGAAGGTATGGTTTGTAAGGTTATATCTTACAAAGGAACAGTTTTCAGTGTTGAACCGCCGTTGTTTGTTGACTTGCTGATCACGCAGGCTGAGCCGGGTGTCAAAGGTGATACGGCTCAAAATGCGACGAAAACAGCTATTGTTGAAACCGGTGCTTCGATTCGTGTTCCGCTGTTTGTCAATGAAGGCGAAACGATTCGTGTTGATACACGGACCGGCGAATATTTGGAAAGAGTATAA
- a CDS encoding Asp23/Gls24 family envelope stress response protein codes for MAELFTVKGERTMSQGFIAQYAAEAARQTEGVADMDRSGVAGLKEALGLEHEGYGVTVQFKEEDHNLVTLTVYPIIYYGMVVPEVAWAIQENIKSDVEKYTGLVVEAVNVHVKNIVLRPEEVENA; via the coding sequence ATGGCGGAACTGTTTACAGTCAAGGGCGAAAGAACCATGTCACAGGGGTTCATCGCCCAGTATGCCGCCGAGGCTGCCCGACAGACTGAAGGCGTTGCGGATATGGATCGAAGCGGCGTGGCAGGTCTTAAAGAGGCTTTGGGTTTGGAACATGAAGGTTACGGTGTTACGGTTCAATTTAAAGAAGAAGACCACAACTTGGTTACGTTGACGGTTTACCCGATTATTTATTACGGTATGGTTGTTCCGGAAGTGGCTTGGGCTATTCAGGAAAACATCAAATCTGATGTCGAAAAATATACCGGCTTGGTAGTTGAAGCCGTCAATGTTCATGTGAAGAATATCGTCTTACGCCCTGAAGAGGTGGAAAATGCGTAA
- the amaP gene encoding alkaline shock response membrane anchor protein AmaP produces MRKLYRFLISVYSLLTAIAALLFLSFLLNGTWAAAVPVFFAVLTYSRKMFWLATIGGFVIFALSVGTLVYALLTGRLRHTRLRKTENGIVEIGVDALESIALNSARAAQAGIKTAKARIYAAQGAQINVDLTVVLYSDVEIPAQMAKIQERIKKDIERYSGIPVAQVSVNVSRVELVGAKVE; encoded by the coding sequence ATGCGTAAACTTTACCGATTTTTGATCAGCGTCTATTCTTTATTGACGGCTATTGCCGCCTTACTATTTTTGTCATTTTTACTTAACGGAACTTGGGCTGCCGCAGTTCCGGTGTTTTTTGCGGTTCTGACATATAGCCGAAAAATGTTCTGGTTGGCTACAATCGGAGGCTTCGTAATTTTTGCTTTGTCGGTAGGAACCTTGGTTTATGCACTCCTGACAGGCCGCCTGCGCCACACCCGTTTGCGGAAAACGGAAAACGGTATTGTAGAAATAGGCGTTGATGCTTTGGAGAGTATTGCCCTCAATTCAGCCCGAGCTGCTCAAGCTGGCATCAAGACGGCTAAGGCTAGAATTTACGCGGCACAAGGTGCGCAAATAAATGTGGATTTGACGGTCGTCTTATACTCTGATGTTGAAATCCCGGCTCAAATGGCAAAAATTCAGGAGCGAATCAAGAAAGATATTGAAAGGTACTCCGGCATTCCCGTTGCACAGGTGAGTGTCAATGTTTCACGGGTTGAATTGGTAGGAGCGAAGGTTGAATGA
- a CDS encoding DUF2273 domain-containing protein has protein sequence MMRNFLEPLIKFLQGKNISMIGAGTFFLIALLWVIFGFMRLVFILLMTVAGYTMGAVFFRDSESLRKWLNRILPPGLFR, from the coding sequence ATGATGCGGAATTTTTTGGAACCGCTGATAAAATTTTTGCAAGGGAAGAATATTTCCATGATCGGTGCCGGGACATTTTTCCTGATCGCCTTGCTGTGGGTCATTTTTGGCTTTATGCGTCTGGTCTTTATTTTATTGATGACGGTAGCTGGCTATACAATGGGAGCGGTGTTTTTTCGAGACTCGGAGAGTTTGCGTAAATGGCTTAATCGGATTCTTCCCCCCGGTCTTTTTCGGTGA
- the nusB gene encoding transcription antitermination factor NusB, whose protein sequence is MKRREAREQAFKFLYQIQVQTDDIPAQREYFLRSCRDEFGFEDADISYITGVVDGVIKETAEFDRQISTCLKKWTVDRLPCVDLAILRLALYEIKYEHVAFSIIANEAVLLAKKYSTEESRSYINGILGKLMPKEDEQSVKDMAETEADEV, encoded by the coding sequence ATGAAGAGAAGAGAAGCAAGGGAACAAGCATTTAAATTTTTGTACCAGATTCAAGTACAAACTGACGATATTCCTGCGCAACGCGAGTATTTTTTGCGCAGTTGCCGTGATGAGTTCGGTTTTGAAGATGCAGACATTTCATATATCACCGGAGTTGTTGATGGGGTCATAAAGGAGACGGCGGAATTTGACCGCCAAATTTCCACTTGTCTGAAAAAGTGGACGGTGGATCGCTTGCCTTGTGTTGACTTGGCTATTTTGCGCTTGGCCTTATATGAGATTAAATATGAACATGTTGCTTTCAGTATTATTGCTAATGAAGCTGTTTTGCTTGCTAAAAAATATAGTACCGAAGAGTCGCGTAGCTATATTAACGGTATTCTCGGCAAATTAATGCCAAAAGAAGATGAGCAGTCCGTGAAAGATATGGCGGAGACAGAAGCGGATGAGGTGTAA
- the xseA gene encoding exodeoxyribonuclease VII large subunit — protein MAEDIMTEDIMTENIYPEHSVAEVAAYIHKLIRRSADLSAYWICGELSGVKRYSSGHIYFTIKDEQAQLSCVMYNSNASRLSFPLKDGKKVKLRCKIDFYEARGQCQLIVLAVEEAGSGQLYAKYLALKEKLAAEGLFANARPLPLLPRRVGVITSPSGAVIQDICNVSCRRFPAADILLYPAAVQGETAAATLRRGILLFNRLKNVDVIIIGRGGGSIEDLWPFNDEELARAVAASEIPVVSAVGHETDYTICDFVADHRAPTPSAAAEMVWPVRDELQTRIAGAERRMAFALERNWEAANFRYSHCAAHFTATQAAALLNKFFSAWQTAINRLQNQHPLRQTERNHSQIENLFAAASQHIRYILLQKEQQWRLQTEKLNNLNPLNVLMRGFGLVTDKNDAVAVSTAKILPGDNIKVTLQDGKLACKVLAVEKINGKGVTCDG, from the coding sequence ATGGCGGAAGATATTATGACGGAAGACATTATGACGGAGAATATATATCCTGAACACAGTGTTGCCGAAGTAGCCGCTTATATCCATAAATTGATCCGACGCTCTGCCGATTTGTCCGCGTACTGGATTTGTGGCGAATTGTCAGGGGTCAAGCGTTATTCTTCAGGGCACATATATTTTACAATCAAAGATGAGCAGGCTCAGCTGTCATGTGTTATGTATAATTCTAATGCATCGCGGTTGAGTTTTCCTTTAAAAGACGGGAAAAAAGTAAAGCTTCGGTGTAAAATCGACTTCTACGAGGCTAGGGGACAATGCCAACTAATTGTTTTGGCTGTTGAAGAAGCTGGAAGCGGGCAGCTTTACGCCAAATATCTGGCCTTGAAAGAAAAATTGGCGGCGGAAGGCTTGTTTGCCAATGCCAGGCCTTTGCCATTACTTCCTAGGCGAGTCGGCGTGATAACCTCACCATCCGGCGCTGTTATCCAAGATATCTGTAATGTCAGTTGCCGGCGTTTCCCGGCGGCGGATATTTTGCTGTATCCTGCTGCTGTGCAGGGTGAAACGGCTGCCGCAACTTTACGTCGTGGAATTTTGTTGTTTAATCGCCTGAAAAATGTTGATGTGATCATTATCGGTCGGGGTGGCGGCAGCATAGAAGATTTATGGCCGTTTAATGATGAAGAACTAGCGCGGGCCGTTGCCGCCTCAGAAATTCCTGTGGTAAGCGCGGTAGGCCATGAAACCGATTACACTATTTGTGATTTTGTCGCCGATCATCGCGCACCTACTCCGTCCGCTGCTGCAGAAATGGTGTGGCCGGTACGGGATGAATTACAGACGCGCATTGCCGGCGCTGAGCGGCGAATGGCGTTTGCTTTGGAACGCAACTGGGAGGCGGCTAATTTCAGATACAGCCATTGTGCCGCGCATTTCACGGCGACGCAGGCGGCAGCCTTGCTTAATAAATTTTTCAGTGCCTGGCAAACGGCAATTAATCGCTTACAAAATCAGCATCCTTTGCGGCAAACAGAGCGAAACCACAGTCAGATCGAAAATTTGTTCGCGGCGGCCTCACAACATATTCGCTACATTCTCCTGCAAAAGGAGCAACAATGGCGCTTGCAAACAGAAAAATTGAACAACCTTAATCCGCTTAACGTTTTGATGCGCGGCTTCGGCCTAGTAACCGACAAAAACGATGCTGTAGCGGTAAGTACGGCCAAAATTCTTCCCGGCGACAATATAAAGGTGACTTTACAGGACGGGAAATTAGCTTGCAAAGTTTTGGCGGTTGAGAAAATTAATGGCAAAGGAGTTACTTGCGATGGATAA
- the xseB gene encoding exodeoxyribonuclease VII small subunit, with translation MDNIDDNNKELNGSDVSAEKGELSFESALRKLETVTTQLERGQLSLEESIQLFNTGVRLSAFCQDKLNEAKQKISQLLPESDDGTEIPFEGRQSEYKD, from the coding sequence ATGGATAATATAGATGACAATAATAAAGAATTAAACGGATCCGACGTTTCAGCCGAAAAAGGTGAACTTTCTTTTGAAAGTGCATTGCGCAAGTTGGAAACGGTAACAACTCAACTTGAGCGCGGTCAATTAAGCTTGGAAGAGTCTATTCAACTGTTTAACACAGGCGTGCGACTGAGTGCTTTTTGTCAGGACAAACTCAATGAAGCTAAACAAAAGATAAGTCAGTTGTTGCCGGAAAGTGATGACGGAACTGAAATTCCGTTTGAGGGGCGGCAAAGTGAATACAAGGACTGA